One genomic segment of Nocardioides cavernaquae includes these proteins:
- a CDS encoding GntR family transcriptional regulator, whose protein sequence is MTVQLKHVQVREYVRDLVTGASPGAPAPSERELVQRFGVARMTVRQAIDALVTEGLLERVPGRGTFVAEPVRPPSGVTSFTEDMRRRGLVADTQTLIARREKAGPGVARALNITNGDPVLHWKRLRRADGIVMCIEDAYLNEVLLPGFLQTGMPASLYAALDRRGLRPTWAEDSVSADLATEDEAELLGIELGDAVLRVARRALHRQRPIEVSRSVYPGSRFTAFVQFAET, encoded by the coding sequence GTGACGGTGCAGCTCAAGCACGTGCAAGTTCGTGAATATGTGCGGGACCTGGTCACTGGCGCCTCGCCAGGGGCTCCCGCGCCGTCTGAGCGCGAGCTCGTGCAGCGCTTCGGCGTTGCCAGGATGACGGTGCGCCAGGCCATCGATGCTCTCGTCACGGAGGGTCTGCTTGAGCGTGTCCCCGGCCGCGGCACCTTCGTCGCCGAGCCGGTCCGCCCGCCCTCGGGCGTCACCAGCTTCACCGAGGACATGCGCCGGCGAGGCCTCGTCGCGGACACGCAGACGCTGATCGCCCGCCGCGAGAAGGCGGGTCCCGGAGTTGCTCGCGCCCTCAACATCACCAACGGTGACCCGGTGCTGCACTGGAAGCGGCTGCGGCGAGCCGACGGCATCGTGATGTGCATCGAGGACGCCTATCTCAACGAGGTCCTGCTGCCCGGCTTCCTCCAGACCGGCATGCCTGCGAGCCTGTACGCCGCGCTCGACCGCCGCGGGCTGCGCCCGACGTGGGCGGAGGACTCGGTGAGCGCCGACCTGGCGACCGAGGACGAGGCGGAGCTCCTCGGCATCGAGCTCGGCGATGCGGTGCTCCGTGTCGCCCGGCGCGCGCTGCACCGCCAGCGGCCGATCGAGGTCTCGCGGTCGGTCTACCCGGGCTCGCGCTTCACAGCCTTCGTCCAGTTCGCCGAGACGTGA
- a CDS encoding RNA polymerase sigma factor translates to MADLEQHARFTALAETVGPPLRCYLSRRADHDQVDDVLADVFLVLWRRLGDVPGDDPLPWTYAVARGCLANARRSRQRQLRLVERIVRVDPPAPAGDESDHPEVLVALAELRDLDREIVMLWAWEGLAPREIAVVTGLSANAVSIRLYKAKRRMAVLLGQDPAGAGQEPGEGRRP, encoded by the coding sequence GTGGCCGACCTGGAGCAGCACGCGCGATTCACTGCGCTTGCGGAGACTGTCGGGCCGCCCTTGCGGTGCTATCTGTCGCGGCGCGCGGACCACGACCAGGTCGATGACGTGCTGGCCGACGTGTTCCTGGTGCTGTGGCGACGGCTCGGCGACGTGCCGGGTGATGACCCGTTGCCCTGGACGTACGCCGTGGCGCGAGGCTGCCTGGCCAACGCGAGGCGCTCGCGTCAGCGCCAGCTGCGCCTCGTCGAGAGGATCGTGCGGGTTGATCCGCCGGCTCCGGCGGGCGACGAATCCGATCATCCCGAGGTGCTGGTGGCCCTCGCGGAGCTCAGGGACCTCGATCGGGAGATCGTCATGCTCTGGGCCTGGGAAGGGCTGGCGCCGCGCGAGATCGCAGTGGTCACCGGCCTGTCGGCGAATGCGGTGAGCATCCGGCTGTACAAGGCGAAGCGCCGGATGGCAGTGCTTCTCGGACAGGATCCGGCCGGTGCCGGACAGGAACCAGGCGAAGGGAGGCGGCCTTGA
- a CDS encoding SGNH/GDSL hydrolase family protein, with translation MGAAIVSGAVAAAVGGATYGGRELLHRQADAARAVMGKPHGEKAPKADKVYRKRFGDPLDLVMLGDSLAAGLGADLPGETLGARLAKGLAKKVKRSVRLRTVAKVGNHSEELGRQIARLPEDYRPDVAVIVVGGNDITHRKPLAESIAHLEDAIRQLQDRGAAVVVGTCPDLDMLRAVRQPLRTLGSMASKQLATAQRDAALQLGAHVVVLAQVAGPFFISHPEEMFSIDQFHPSSLGYRRTAKAMLPSLLAALGASEAVPDGHHTPGFHLPRLASGEPPSA, from the coding sequence ATGGGTGCCGCGATCGTCAGCGGCGCAGTCGCAGCGGCGGTCGGCGGCGCGACGTACGGCGGGCGCGAGCTGCTGCACCGGCAGGCCGATGCAGCGCGTGCCGTGATGGGCAAGCCGCACGGGGAGAAGGCACCGAAGGCCGACAAGGTCTACCGCAAGCGGTTCGGTGATCCGCTCGACCTGGTGATGCTCGGCGACTCGCTCGCGGCCGGGCTGGGCGCCGACCTGCCGGGGGAGACACTGGGCGCTCGCCTGGCCAAGGGTCTGGCCAAGAAGGTGAAGCGTTCGGTCCGCCTGCGCACGGTCGCCAAGGTGGGCAACCACTCCGAGGAGCTGGGGCGGCAGATCGCGCGGCTGCCGGAGGACTACCGACCCGACGTGGCCGTGATCGTGGTCGGCGGCAACGACATCACCCACCGCAAGCCGCTCGCCGAGTCGATCGCCCACCTCGAGGACGCGATCCGCCAGCTCCAGGACCGTGGCGCCGCAGTCGTCGTCGGCACCTGTCCCGACCTCGACATGCTGCGTGCCGTGCGACAGCCGCTGCGCACGCTCGGGTCCATGGCGTCGAAGCAGCTGGCGACTGCGCAGCGTGATGCGGCGCTCCAGCTCGGAGCGCACGTCGTCGTGCTCGCCCAGGTGGCCGGCCCGTTCTTCATCTCCCATCCGGAGGAGATGTTCAGCATCGACCAGTTCCATCCGTCGTCACTCGGCTACCGGCGCACGGCGAAGGCGATGCTGCCGTCGCTGCTCGCCGCGCTCGGTGCGTCGGAGGCGGTGCCCGACGGACACCACACGCCCGGCTTCCATCTGCCGCGGCTGGCGAGCGGCGAGCCGCCCTCAGCCTGA
- a CDS encoding cytochrome d ubiquinol oxidase subunit II, which produces MSVELIVAAALFTGVLAYAVFGGADFGSGFFDLTAGGSRRGAELRTLIDHSIGPVWEANHVWLVFVLVTWWTAFPMAFAAAMTTLWLPLMLALLGIVLRGASFAFRKYAETLGQARLFGAIFALSSLVTPFFLGAAAGAIASGRVPAEGNGDLITSWLNPTGVVGGLVAGGTCAFLAGSFLVADAARAGHDHLADTLRIRTLGVGVVTGLVVFAGLFPLRSDAPTLFDGLSGRALPLVLLSGAAGLATLVLIYRRRYAFARLTAVGAVSTVVLGWGVAQYPWLLVDEITFVDAAGAPATLRALVFAVALAGVIVLPALGYLFWLTQSERWTKH; this is translated from the coding sequence GCCGACTTCGGCTCCGGCTTCTTCGACCTGACCGCGGGCGGGTCGCGCCGCGGCGCTGAGCTCCGCACCCTGATCGACCACAGCATCGGACCGGTGTGGGAGGCCAACCACGTCTGGCTGGTCTTCGTCCTGGTGACGTGGTGGACCGCGTTCCCCATGGCCTTCGCCGCGGCCATGACGACCCTCTGGCTGCCGCTGATGCTGGCCCTGCTGGGCATCGTGCTGCGTGGCGCGAGCTTCGCCTTCCGCAAGTACGCCGAGACGCTGGGCCAGGCGCGGCTCTTCGGCGCGATCTTCGCCCTCTCCTCGCTTGTCACCCCGTTCTTCCTGGGCGCGGCCGCGGGCGCCATCGCGTCGGGCCGGGTTCCGGCTGAAGGCAACGGCGACCTGATCACGTCCTGGCTCAATCCGACCGGTGTCGTCGGCGGCCTGGTCGCGGGCGGCACGTGTGCCTTCCTCGCCGGGTCGTTCCTCGTGGCCGACGCCGCGCGCGCCGGGCACGACCACCTCGCCGACACGCTGCGGATCCGCACCCTCGGCGTCGGTGTGGTCACGGGCCTGGTCGTCTTCGCCGGCCTGTTCCCGCTGCGTTCGGACGCACCGACCCTGTTCGACGGGCTCTCCGGTCGCGCCCTGCCGCTCGTGCTGCTCTCGGGTGCCGCCGGTCTGGCGACGCTGGTCCTGATCTACCGCCGCCGCTACGCGTTCGCGCGGTTGACGGCGGTCGGTGCCGTGAGCACGGTCGTCCTCGGCTGGGGCGTCGCCCAGTACCCCTGGCTGCTCGTCGACGAGATCACCTTCGTCGACGCAGCCGGTGCGCCGGCAACGCTCCGGGCCCTGGTCTTCGCGGTCGCGCTGGCCGGCGTGATCGTCCTGCCCGCCCTCGGCTACCTCTTCTGGCTCACCCAGTCGGAGCGCTGGACCAAGCACTGA
- a CDS encoding alpha-ketoglutarate-dependent dioxygenase AlkB, which yields MSVEFQGDLFDLASAPVLGRLRGSVARTELADGAWVDVRRSWVTGAGEVLRALVRDVPWRAEQRTMYDRVVDVPRLVHTYAADDALPHRVLGSARQALTNHYLPELGDSFATAGCCFYRDGRDSVAWHGDRIGRGATDDTMVAILSFGDPRRLLLRPEGGGASIAFTMGHGDLLVMGGSCQRTWQHSVPKARSAGPRISVQFRPAGVF from the coding sequence ATGAGCGTCGAGTTCCAGGGCGACCTCTTCGACCTCGCCAGCGCACCGGTCCTCGGTCGCCTGCGCGGTTCAGTCGCCCGCACCGAGCTTGCCGACGGAGCCTGGGTCGACGTCCGACGCTCGTGGGTGACCGGCGCGGGCGAAGTGCTCCGCGCGCTTGTCCGGGACGTCCCGTGGCGCGCCGAGCAGCGCACCATGTACGACCGTGTGGTCGACGTCCCGCGTCTCGTGCACACCTACGCCGCGGACGACGCGCTCCCCCACCGGGTGCTCGGCAGCGCCCGCCAGGCGCTCACCAACCACTACCTGCCGGAGCTGGGCGACTCGTTCGCCACCGCAGGCTGTTGCTTCTACCGGGACGGTCGCGACTCGGTGGCGTGGCACGGTGACCGGATCGGCCGCGGAGCGACCGACGACACGATGGTCGCCATCCTCTCCTTCGGTGATCCGCGGCGGCTGTTGCTGCGGCCCGAGGGCGGCGGTGCCTCGATCGCGTTCACGATGGGTCACGGCGACCTCCTGGTCATGGGCGGGTCCTGCCAGCGGACCTGGCAGCACTCGGTGCCCAAGGCGCGCTCGGCAGGTCCCCGGATCTCCGTGCAGTTCCGCCCGGCCGGGGTCTTCTAG
- the groL gene encoding chaperonin GroEL (60 kDa chaperone family; promotes refolding of misfolded polypeptides especially under stressful conditions; forms two stacked rings of heptamers to form a barrel-shaped 14mer; ends can be capped by GroES; misfolded proteins enter the barrel where they are refolded when GroES binds) — protein sequence MAKLIAFNEEARRGLERGMNTLADAVKVTLGPKGRNVVLEKKWGAPTITNDGVSIAKEIDLEDPYERIGAELVKEVAKKTDDVAGDGTTTATVLAQALVREGLRNVAAGANPMGLKRGIEAAVAAIIEQLLAQAKDVETREQIAATATISAGGDTTVGDAIAEAMDKVGKEGVITVEESNTFGIDLELTEGMRFDKGYISAYFVTDPERMETVLEDPYVLIANSKISNVKDLLPILEKVMQSGKPLLILAEDVDGEALSTLVVNKIRGTFKSVAVKAPGFGDRRKAMLQDIAILTGGQVISEEVGLKLESTGLELLGQARKVVITKDETTIVEGAGDAGQIEGRVNQIRAEIEKSDSDYDREKLQERLAKLAGGVAVIKVGAATEVELKERKHRIEDAVRNAKAAVEEGILPGGGVALVQAGAVAFEKLDLEGDEATGANIVRVAISAPLKQIAINAGLEGGVVAEKVAGLEPGFGLNAATGEYVDLLAAGIIDPAKVTRSALQNAASIAALFLTTEAVVADKPEKAGAAMPGGDGGMGGMDF from the coding sequence ATGGCGAAGCTGATTGCATTCAACGAAGAGGCCCGTCGCGGCCTCGAGCGCGGCATGAACACTCTTGCCGACGCGGTGAAGGTGACCCTCGGTCCCAAGGGCCGCAACGTCGTCCTGGAGAAGAAGTGGGGCGCCCCGACGATCACCAACGACGGCGTCTCCATCGCCAAGGAGATCGACCTCGAGGACCCCTACGAGCGCATCGGCGCCGAGCTCGTCAAGGAGGTCGCCAAGAAGACCGACGACGTCGCCGGTGACGGCACGACGACGGCGACCGTCCTCGCCCAGGCGCTGGTCCGCGAGGGCCTCCGCAACGTTGCTGCTGGCGCGAACCCGATGGGTCTCAAGCGCGGCATCGAGGCGGCCGTGGCTGCGATCATCGAGCAGCTGCTGGCGCAGGCCAAGGACGTCGAGACCCGTGAGCAGATCGCGGCCACCGCGACCATCTCCGCGGGCGGCGACACCACCGTCGGCGACGCCATCGCCGAGGCGATGGACAAGGTCGGCAAGGAAGGCGTCATCACCGTCGAGGAGTCGAACACCTTCGGCATCGACCTCGAGCTCACCGAGGGCATGCGCTTCGACAAGGGCTACATCTCGGCGTACTTCGTGACCGACCCGGAGCGCATGGAGACCGTGCTCGAGGACCCCTACGTCCTCATCGCCAACTCCAAGATCTCCAACGTCAAGGACCTCCTGCCGATCCTCGAGAAGGTCATGCAGTCCGGCAAGCCGCTGCTGATCCTGGCCGAGGACGTCGACGGCGAGGCGCTGTCGACCCTGGTCGTCAACAAGATCCGTGGCACCTTCAAGTCCGTCGCCGTCAAGGCTCCGGGCTTCGGTGACCGCCGCAAGGCCATGCTGCAGGACATCGCGATCCTGACCGGCGGCCAGGTCATCTCCGAGGAGGTCGGCCTCAAGCTCGAGTCGACCGGCCTGGAGCTGCTCGGCCAGGCCCGCAAGGTCGTCATCACCAAGGACGAGACCACCATCGTCGAGGGTGCTGGCGACGCCGGCCAGATCGAGGGCCGGGTCAACCAGATCCGCGCCGAGATCGAGAAGTCGGACTCCGACTACGACCGCGAGAAGCTGCAGGAGCGTCTGGCCAAGCTGGCCGGCGGTGTTGCGGTGATCAAGGTCGGCGCGGCCACCGAGGTCGAGCTCAAGGAGCGCAAGCACCGCATCGAGGACGCCGTCCGCAACGCCAAGGCTGCTGTCGAGGAGGGCATCCTCCCCGGTGGAGGTGTCGCGCTCGTCCAGGCCGGCGCGGTCGCGTTCGAGAAGCTGGACCTCGAGGGTGACGAGGCCACTGGCGCCAACATCGTCCGCGTTGCCATCTCGGCCCCGCTCAAGCAGATTGCGATCAACGCCGGTCTCGAGGGTGGCGTCGTGGCGGAGAAGGTCGCCGGCCTCGAGCCGGGCTTCGGCCTCAACGCTGCCACGGGTGAGTACGTCGACCTGCTGGCCGCCGGCATCATCGACCCGGCGAAGGTGACCCGCTCTGCCCTGCAGAACGCGGCCTCCATCGCGGCGCTGTTCCTGACCACCGAGGCCGTTGTGGCCGACAAGCCCGAGAAGGCCGGCGCAGCGATGCCGGGCGGCGACGGCGGCATGGGTGGCATGGACTTCTGA